The genomic interval TACGAAAAAATATCTTTcgctaatatttttataacacaaTGTCTTCTATCGACTTTGATCCGTCTATAAAATTgtgtctaaaatatttacattccaGTGCTCCTGATTCAACCGAGCAGTTAAGGTTAACTCTCGATGATATTATTAGGCAGACTTACGGCAATTCTAAGACCTTGGGCAATGTTTTGCCGAAGAAATATTTGGCTGATGAGAAGATGGGATCTCCTAGATCGAAGCATAAAAGTGATAAAGCTTCTAGTAGTAAGACAGTTCCCATTCCACAGCAAAGCCCTCAGCAAATACAGATCCCTGAGCGAGAGAATGATGACGGGTCTGTGATGGATGGCGAGCTGGCCTTCGACCTTTTAGAAGAAGATTTGACCTGTGCAGTGTGCAGGCAAATAGCTGTTCAGGCTGGCAACCGCTTAGTTGAGTGTGATGCCTGTCATGCTCTGTATCATCAGGTATTTATCTATctaattattaataacataaATGAGTACAATGCTCAGTGCTTGTTTACagttaaattaatatattttattttcaggacTGCCACAAGCCGGTAATAAGTGACAACGATATGGGCACTGATTGGCAATGTGCATCGTGTCTTTCGTCTCAGGGGTTTTCTGCTGGATATCCAAGCAAGGTTACATCTGAGGCCAAGTCCCCTACTCGCATATCCGGATCAACCACACCGGTTAAGATTTCATCGAGCAGTTCCTCTTCTTCGTCCCCATCTAAAGTTGTTACCCCTAATATCAATATAATATCAGCTGATAAACGTCTCCAGAACATGAAGAAGAAAGCAGCAAAGCaacacgaaaagaagaaaagCTCGAAATAAATTAGTCTCGCTGTCATGTTTTATGATTAGGTATACATAGATTAGGAACAGATATCCAATCCTAATAATTGTAAATTCCAATTATTCCTCCTATAATCTTACTTCAATAAAGAACCATTAAGTGAAtatcatgtttttttaatatcctGTTTATAAGGTTTCACATAAGACTTTCTAGGATGCTTCATATAactattactttatttattcaGTGGAGCCCATTTTTCTTCCTGAaacattttatgtttttatgacagaactagcttttgcccgcggcttcacccgcgtgaattttagtgtcacagatcggcataaattatagcctatatgttaatctgggttagaaacaataatactgcaaagtttcaacaaaatccgttcagtagtttttgcgtgaaagagtaacacacatccagacatccaaagtTTCACATTTCGCCCACATTTCACATGTGGGAGTCATTGGtcaattttaaaactaaatagggattatttttagatttttttttctatttggcAGCTATGCAGGTACTGGTAGGTATTTCACTTAAATTAAGCTAGGTAGGTTATATCACATCAGTCCAAAACAGCACAGTAGCTAGCTAGTATGAATCAGTCTCCGCTTATGGTATTCGTCCGttcgttcgttcttttcagccgaaagacgtccactgctggacaaaggcctcccccaaggatttccactaagACCGGTcccgcgccgctcgcatccaggcacctcccgcgaccctcaccagatcgtcggtccacctagtgggaggcctgcccacgctacgtaccTGAACGAAGCTCTGTCTCCGTAGAGCAAGCGACGTCTGACTAGGAATTTTGTGTTTGATGGCTTAGACGGATTATTCTACTTTGTTCACCTACTCCTACCTTGGTGATATCATATCACCTGGGTGAATAGTGGaatttttagtgtcctcatttTACCTCGGAAccagcccccccccccccccccagcccgtgacatgtccggcttttgtgttttaggACCTGACAACCCTTAATCCTTAaatgcccagggcccctagtaggttaacAAAGGCGACCACTTTAGTCGAATCAAGTCACCTGGGTGATATCACCCAGCCAGGGGTGAAATGGTTGACACTAAAACTTCACAAACAacttcacccaggtgaacaaagtggaatagtCCTATAAGACTGCACTGAAAAAAAAACCGAGAAATTACTTAAGTAAGTACGAGTAACACAGAAAATCCACTGTAACTCGTATACTTATGTAATTACTTATCTCTTCAGAAGATTTTTCCATTTATGTTGTTACTTAGATTAAGCAATTAGTAGGTATACAGTTACCTACATATTCGGGAATAACCATATTAAGTAATCACTGCATGTTAGAATTAAATCTGAACTGGAACTGAAATCAAGAAtataataggtaggtaagtacagaTTTTTTACGCGCATCTTACGCGGCTGTCTCTGTAGACTGTAGAGCAAGCGACGTctctttagaaagaaagaaagaaagaaaaaatatttatttggtactaaaataatgatacacattgacattaaaaagtgaaataatacaattgttgtaccaaattggtctctgctcAGTATGAGGCCATAACGTACTCGGGAGCACGTTAcggccactggtattctgcagaAACCATGAGAGAGGGGCACTTGACCCACAGCGAATGTTACAACTCacaa from Ostrinia nubilalis chromosome 4, ilOstNubi1.1, whole genome shotgun sequence carries:
- the LOC135071490 gene encoding integrator complex subunit 12-like, encoding MSSIDFDPSIKLCLKYLHSSAPDSTEQLRLTLDDIIRQTYGNSKTLGNVLPKKYLADEKMGSPRSKHKSDKASSSKTVPIPQQSPQQIQIPERENDDGSVMDGELAFDLLEEDLTCAVCRQIAVQAGNRLVECDACHALYHQDCHKPVISDNDMGTDWQCASCLSSQGFSAGYPSKVTSEAKSPTRISGSTTPVKISSSSSSSSSPSKVVTPNINIISADKRLQNMKKKAAKQHEKKKSSK